In Gemmatimonadota bacterium, a single genomic region encodes these proteins:
- a CDS encoding polysaccharide deacetylase family protein, producing the protein MASGDREALLSQLREEVANDARVQSSLARHALDFAMLTWDEVRAAARSRLLTFGGHTVTHPIVSRLPDADVEAEIGMSMDRVAREVDAITRTFAYPNGRAIDFDARAVDAVRRHGGTAAVSTIEGINRRDLQPFALRRLVVGDRDTDDAVFRLRAAGLWSVAA; encoded by the coding sequence ATGGCGTCGGGCGATCGGGAGGCGCTCCTTTCGCAGCTCCGCGAGGAGGTGGCGAATGACGCGCGCGTCCAGTCGTCGCTCGCGCGTCACGCCCTCGACTTCGCGATGCTCACCTGGGATGAGGTGCGCGCCGCGGCGCGATCCCGGCTGTTGACCTTTGGAGGACACACGGTCACGCATCCCATCGTCTCGCGGTTGCCTGACGCCGACGTGGAGGCGGAGATCGGCATGTCGATGGATCGGGTGGCCCGGGAAGTGGATGCCATCACACGCACCTTCGCCTATCCCAACGGCCGCGCCATCGACTTCGACGCGCGCGCGGTCGACGCGGTGCGGCGCCACGGTGGAACGGCGGCGGTCTCGACGATCGAGGGAATCAACCGGCGCGATCTCCAACCGTTCGCCCTTCGCCGGCTCGTCGTGGGCGACCGGGACACCGATGATGCCGTCTTTCGGTTGCGCGCTGCGGGGCTTTGGAGCGTGGCGGCATGA
- a CDS encoding polysaccharide deacetylase family protein, with protein MAAITFDDGYRSNATLALPVLQALGLPATIYLTTGHLDSGALLWTTWLDLVLQPLGAGAPLARRSLRPRGAWTGGAQAHGVGRSGGAPFAAPRGGGE; from the coding sequence ATGGCGGCCATCACTTTCGACGACGGCTATCGCTCCAACGCGACGCTCGCCCTCCCGGTGCTGCAGGCGCTTGGACTCCCCGCGACGATCTACCTCACCACCGGGCACCTCGACTCCGGCGCCCTGCTCTGGACGACCTGGCTCGATCTCGTGTTGCAGCCGCTGGGTGCGGGCGCCCCGCTGGCTCGCCGATCGCTGCGCCCCCGTGGCGCCTGGACAGGAGGCGCTCAAGCGCATGGCGTCGGGCGATCGGGAGGCGCTCCTTTCGCAGCTCCGCGAGGAGGTGGCGAATGA